A window of the Phaseolus vulgaris cultivar G19833 chromosome 5, P. vulgaris v2.0, whole genome shotgun sequence genome harbors these coding sequences:
- the LOC137834195 gene encoding uncharacterized protein, protein MIPVEIQESSPRFQNFVAEESNEERRVNLDLLDEVREEVRIKAEVLMRRVDYKYSSKLKPRQFQVVDLVMRKAHLYQLENKLSPKWTGPFSVTKAAGNGAYRLETLEGGPIPRTWNVANLKFYYS, encoded by the coding sequence atgattccggtagagatccaggagagctcgccacgcttccagaacttcgtggctgaagaatccaacgaagaaagaagggtgaacctggatctgctggacgaggtcagggaggaagtgAGAATTAAAGCCGAAGTCTTGATGAGAAGGGTGGATTATAAGTACAGTTCCAAGTTGAAGCCACGTCAATTCCAAGTCGTCGATTTGGTGATGCGGAAGGCCCACCTATACCAGTtagagaacaagttatcccccaagtggactggtcctttcagTGTGACAAAGGCCGctgggaatggagcatacaggcttgagacattggaaggaggccCGATTCCTCGTACATGGAACGTGgccaacctcaagttttattacagttaa
- the LOC137834196 gene encoding uncharacterized protein — translation MPPKTDKKLGPNKNAWCEFHQAFGHPIHNCLALGHQLDKLVKNGFLRDYLQETQGAEDVIATGGDQGHEILMHGEIHTIAGGFSGGGCTASQRKKYARAVMSVEALRADDAFDVDLTFTKVDLQDFVPHDNDPVVISVVTAGRKVHRVLVDQGSSTGVMFWTTFNKL, via the coding sequence ATGCCCCCCAAGACTGACAAGAAGCttgggcccaacaagaacgcctggtgtgagttccaccaagcgttCGGCCACCCCATACACAACTGTTTGGCACTGGGACACCAGTTGGACAAGTTGGTGAAGAACGGATTCTTGAGAGATTACTTGCAGGAAACTCAGGGTGCTGAGGATGTGATAGCAACGGGGGGTGACCAGGGGCATGAAATTCTCATGCATggtgaaatccacaccattgcgggAGGTTTTTCAGGAGGTGGTTGCACCGCTTCTCAACGGAAGAAGTACGCACGGGCAGTGATGTCGGTGGAAGCACTAAGGGCAGACGACGCCTTTGATGTTGACCTCACCTTCACAAAGGTCGACCTCCAAGATTTCGTTCCCCATGATAACGATCCGGTGGTGATTTCAGTTGTGACTGCTGGAAGGAAGGTGCATCGAGTACTGGTGGATCAGGGGAGTTCGACAGGCGTAATGTTCTGGACGACTTTCAACAAGCTGTAG
- the LOC137834197 gene encoding uncharacterized protein: protein MATPIFDGDNYQMWVVGMETYLEALDLWEAVEEDYEIQSLLENPTSAKAIWDYLKVEYEGDERIRGMQALNLIREFELQRMKESKSVKEYSDKLLSIANKVRLLVFVLKDSRIMEKLLVTVPERFEATIYNNLGEYKGPIKNFSRRALKYFTSTRTKESHETRWRNKGRNYSPCKHCNKLGHRPFFKCWRRPNAKCNQLGHEAVICRNQSEKQDVDAQIANKEEDVLFHATSFCSNISSASWLIDGGCTNHMTHDT from the exons ATGGCAACACCTATCTTTGATGGAGACAATTATCAAATGTGGGTTGTTGGTATGGAGACCTAcctagaagcattggatttatgGGAAGCTGTAGAAGAGGACTATGAAATTCAGTCCCTTCTAGAAAACCCTACG TCAGCAAAAGCAATATGGGATTACCTCAAGGTAGAATATGAAGGTGATGAGAGGATTCGTGGAATGCAAGCCCTGAATCTAATAAGGGAGTTTGAATTGCAGAGAATGAAGGAGTCGAAATCCGTAAAAGAGTACTCGGACAAACTTCTAAGTATTGCCAACAAAGTGAGGTTGCTTGTATTTGTGTTAAAAGATTcaagaattatggaaaaacTACTTGTAACAGTTCCAGAGAGGTTTGAAGCCACCATATATAACAACCTTGGAGAATACAAAGGACCTATCAAAAATTTCTCTCGCAGAGCTCTTAAATACTTTACAAGCACAAGAACAAAGGAGAGCCATGAGACAAGATGGAGAAACAAAGGTAGAAATTATTCCCCTTGTAAGCATTGCAACAAGTTAGGTCATCGACCATTTTTTAAGTGTTGGAGAAGACCTAATGCTaagtgcaatcaacttgggCATGAAGCAgtcatttgtagaaaccaaagtgAGAAACAAGATGTAGATGCTCAAATTGCAAATAAGGAGGAGGATGTACTTTTTCATGCAACTAGTTTTTGCAGCAATATTTCAAGTGCATCTTGGCTAATTGACGGTGGCTGCACCAACCACATGACACATGACACATGA